The Sporohalobacter salinus genomic sequence AGTATTAATACATTAGCTAAAGAAGTATTAAGTTATTATCAAAATTTATGCAATAAAGGCCCTAACAATTATAAATCTGAACTTGCTGCTGGAAGTAAGAGATAAAAAGGGACATTTGGTCTTTTTTTATCAAAATTATAGTTTATATTTACTTAGTCACTTATGACTTCAATATATAATAAAAATTAAAAAACTTATTAAAATAAATCTAAATATAATTGTACATAATAAGAAATGGATTTTTAAATAGAAATAAAGGAGGAAATTTTATGCCTCAGAATATGAACTTAACAATAGCTATTACAATAATTACTTTAATTATAGGAGCATTAGTTGGTGCTTATTATTATAAAGTTTTAGATGGAAAAGTTGATATTGAGGATCAAAAGAAGCAAAAAGAACATTTTTATCCTATTTATGGAGCAAATAAGGAGGCGGAAAAAACCGTAGTAAATTTTTATATCAAATTATCTGAAGATTTAACTATAAAAGAAAAACTAGAGAATATTGCTAATAGATTATCTCGATTTAAATTTAATCATCTCCCAATTGAAATAGTAAAAATTGAGGAGAGTAATGGAGATATAGCAGTAATAGATTTGCAGGAGTATAAATGGAATCATAATCAAGATAAGTTTAATAAATTACAAGGTATAAGCTGGAGATCACATTATTTTCAAGGCTCGACTGGTGGAATGATTACTTCTAAAACATTAATTAGGACATTTTTACAAAGGGATTATGATGGCAATTGGGTTGATGGAGTAAAGTTCCTCTATGAAGGTAGTGAAATATCTAAAGATGTAGCACAGCATATTCGGTTATCTGGAATTAAATATCGAAAACAGTAAATTAGTATTAAAGACATTTACTGACAGAACTAACTAACATTTTAAGGATTATAAAGAATTAAAATAAAGAGTTAAGTATGCAGATACAGCAAATGACTAAAACTAAGAGTAAATATTATAATTGAAATAAGGCTGAGAGGAGAGATAAAAGTTTACCTGCATGAATCGGGCTATTTCGGTCATAGAGGAAATTTGAGAATCTATCAACCTAAATGTATTTATTGTGATGAAAGTATCTATAGTAATCAGAAGATTATGTGGACGGATTTTGGGGTAGCTCATAAAGATTGTTTTTTAAATGTTTAAAAAATCAAGAGATAATTAAAGCTGGTATCTTAATTAGGATACCAGCTTTAAAAATTATGCAGGATAATAGATAAGTACATAAGCTTTAAGCATTGAATCAGCTTTATTACAATAAGTATCAGATTTATCAGCGGTGAAATGTACTATGTTATCGGATGTTACTTTATATGTTTGATTATTAATCTTTAGTTCTAATTCACCTTCAGAATTAGTAGGTCTAATTTGAATTTGAGTTTTTCAAGAAGTCAGGCATATGCCTGACTTCTTTTTTAATATAATCTATGTTTTTAGTAATAAGAATTAAATTATACAGTTTTAATAAATTTTTAGATAAAATTATACTGCAGATAAATTCAGATAGATAATGAAAAATAGTTTTATTTAAAGTGATGATTAGAAAATAAAGCATAAGTTATCATTTAGGTAGTTGAAAACGTATTATATTAAAAACATTTAAAAGTAATGGAGGTTGAAAGCTAAAGAATGGATGATAAATTTAATCGTGCTTTAAAAAAAGTTTTATTTTATGAGGGAGGATATAATGATGATGAGGAAGACCGAGGAGGTAAAACTAAATATGGTATTACTGAAAATCTTGCCCGTAATTATGGGTATGATGGTAAGATGAAAGATTTAGAATTAAAGAAAGCAAAAGAGATATATTATCGTGAATTTTGGGCTAAACATTTTTATAATTGGATAGAAGATGAAAGAATAGCTGTCGAAGTGTTTGAACAAGCGGTTAATATAGGAGCAAAAACAGCTAATAAAAATTTACAGAAAGCTTATAATTTGATTGCAGGCAAGGAAATAGAGGTAGATGGAATTATTAGGAGTTGTACTTTAGATGCAATTAATAATTTTAAGCATAAAAATGATCTATTGAAGTTATTAAATATATTACAAGCTAAAAAATATATTGAGATAATAGAGAATGATAAATCACAAAAGAAGTTCATGAGAGGATGGTTGAAAAGGGTAGAACTTAACCTGGATGACAAAAAGTCCTAGCATTATTTTTACTATTCGTCATAGACTAAGGTTATGGAGGTGGTATAATAGGATGACAGAAGATAGTAAAAATAGAGAAATAGACGAGGAAAAAGATAATAAGTATGGAGAAGATGAATTTGACCGACTAGAAAATATAGTGGAAGAAAATTTAGAAGGTATAGTTAATGGCGATGATGATACCGAAAATGTTGAAATGGGACGAGTTCAATTTCCTAATACAGAAACTGATGATGAATTTATTGGTAATTTTAAATCAGATGTTGCTCAGCAGGTAGGGCGTTTTAGCGATAAGGTGCATATGGGTTCTCCAGCTGATGAAGCTGGAGTAATAGGAGAAGCTGGGCTTAAGGATACAATTGAAAAGTCTAGAGAAAAATTGGCTGAAAAATTGAATAATAAAGAAGATAGTAAGGAATAATTAGCAAAATAATTTAGGTAACCTTTTAAAAGGTTACCTAAATTATTTATTGCAGTAGTTGATTGATCATTTTTAACTTTTATAATATATGGATAGTAATAACAGATTAAATTGGAGCTAAAGTTATGTTAAATTAATGTATATTAATTTAGTTAGAGTGGCATTATACTAATAGAAAGATTGAAAATCAAATTTTATATTGGCGAGTAATGTAATGGTAGCATATGAGGTTTTGATCCTCAGAGTGCAGGTTCAAATCCTGCCTCGCCAACCATTTAATGAAGGCTATTCCAGCAAATAATAAATATGGTCTAGAATAAGTTAAAGCTTGTTGCTTCATGATCAATTAATTGATCATGAAGCTTTTTATTTTGAAATATATAAAGGTTTTTAGAAAATATTACATAATTATTCACAGAATTTAAAATAATAATTAATAATTAGATTACAGAGATAAATAATTATTGATAAAGTTAGGAGGAAAAGAAGTGAATGAATTTGAAGAATTTAAAGAAACTGAGAAAGAATGGAATGAAGAAGTTGATATAACTACTAATATTATACTTTTTCAATTTAAAGTAGAATGTCCAAATTGTATGAAAAGCTATAATGATTGGAGATTATTGCCCCCGATCCAAGTGATTAATGAAAAGTTTCATTTAGTTAAATATGAATGTCAATGTGGGGAAATATTTAAAAAAATAGAGGATGCTAGAGAAGATAAGTAAAGTGAATTAAAAAATATAATTTAAAGTTATGTTATTTAGGATTTTGAAGAAAAAAAGTGAAAAAAATTATAAAATAAAGCTAGTTGAAGGTTATTTCCAATAATAGTTTTAAAAGCTCCTTTATCACTTGACAAACTATCATATTATTATTATACTATACCGTGAGTTGTTGAATGACTATTTTTTTCATATTATGTAGAATAGAATAAGGGTGGTGATATTTTAAAGTGGTTAAGGAAAATCTGTTATACTCAATGATAAATATAAAGAATATTATTATAATTTATAGATTTATTTAATTTTAATAAGGGGGATAATAGAAATGAAAAAATCAATTCTAAAATTTCTTGTATTAATAATGTTAGTAACTATTTTTACATATCCTGTTACAGCTAGTAATGTTGAAGAACCTATTGTTTTTGGAGAAGCTGATTGGCCAGGTATTTGGGGTAAAGATGCAGTAGTAGAACATATTCTTGAAAGCATA encodes the following:
- a CDS encoding glycoside hydrolase family 108 protein → MDDKFNRALKKVLFYEGGYNDDEEDRGGKTKYGITENLARNYGYDGKMKDLELKKAKEIYYREFWAKHFYNWIEDERIAVEVFEQAVNIGAKTANKNLQKAYNLIAGKEIEVDGIIRSCTLDAINNFKHKNDLLKLLNILQAKKYIEIIENDKSQKKFMRGWLKRVELNLDDKKS